A window of the Acidimicrobiales bacterium genome harbors these coding sequences:
- a CDS encoding enoyl-CoA hydratase, translated as MTIQLDTDKMLAEVRDGIGWMTFNNPARHNAMSAEMNRAIPTIIGAFADDPSVRVVVMRGAGGRAFVSGADISEFGERRTSVDARKEYDAIAAEAQRALTKLDKPLIAMIEGYCMGGGVLTAMKADIRIASDNSQFAVPAAKLGLGYGYGGVEALVDLVGKAVAAEVLFTARRYSASEAAGIGLINRSVPAAELETTVVDLASVIAGNAPMTIRAIKAAIGEVGKDPDRRDLVRVAELTEACFRSEDYREGQAAFLEKRTPNFADR; from the coding sequence ATGACGATCCAACTCGACACCGACAAGATGCTCGCCGAGGTGCGCGATGGCATCGGCTGGATGACCTTCAACAATCCGGCCCGCCACAACGCCATGTCGGCCGAGATGAACCGGGCGATCCCCACGATCATCGGGGCCTTCGCCGACGACCCGTCGGTACGGGTCGTCGTGATGCGAGGGGCCGGTGGCCGGGCGTTCGTGTCGGGTGCCGACATCTCCGAGTTCGGCGAGCGGCGGACCTCGGTCGACGCCCGCAAGGAATACGACGCGATCGCGGCCGAGGCGCAACGGGCGTTGACCAAGCTCGACAAGCCGCTCATCGCCATGATCGAGGGGTATTGCATGGGCGGCGGTGTCCTCACGGCGATGAAGGCCGATATCAGGATCGCGTCCGACAACTCCCAGTTCGCCGTCCCGGCGGCCAAGCTCGGTCTGGGCTACGGCTACGGCGGCGTCGAGGCACTCGTTGACCTGGTCGGCAAGGCGGTCGCCGCCGAGGTGCTCTTCACGGCCCGTCGCTACTCCGCCAGCGAAGCCGCTGGCATCGGGCTCATCAACCGATCCGTCCCGGCTGCAGAACTCGAGACGACGGTGGTCGACCTCGCCTCGGTGATTGCCGGCAACGCCCCCATGACGATCCGTGCCATCAAGGCGGCAATCGGTGAAGTGGGCAAGGATCCGGACCGACGCGACCTCGTACGGGTGGCCGAGCTGACCGAGGCCTGCTTCCGGTCCGAGGACTATCGCGAGGGACAAGCGGCCTTCCTCGAGAAACGCACACCGAACTTCGCCGACCGCTGA
- a CDS encoding DUF2817 domain-containing protein has product MIPPLSTSYADARAAFLEAAAAAGARIDTFPHPLVGLEGEPLSIDVAEVGPEETDNAIVVVSGTHGVEGYLGSALQRHHLETYDRDRTGGPVLVFVHALNPYGFSWVRRVNEDNVDLNRNFIDWERPAPANDDYHDLAPALVPPSWSEADQATSFETLMRQLEVLGLERLQQIISGGQYDHPTGVFYGGTGPTWSNRWMSEFIGHRLSGMRRVAILDLHSGLGPWGHGELISSAAPGDPALDRQRAWWDDVTSLHDGTSVSAELAGEWLGAVTDLRPDTEVTGVAIEYGTVDPITVLQGLRADAVLHASGAPSAPEAKTIRDQVRAAFIDDDPAWLEACWARYLPVVTTAVERLT; this is encoded by the coding sequence ATGATCCCTCCACTGAGCACGTCATACGCCGACGCCAGAGCAGCGTTCCTCGAGGCTGCTGCGGCCGCTGGGGCCCGCATCGATACGTTTCCGCATCCGCTGGTCGGACTGGAGGGCGAACCCCTCTCGATCGACGTGGCCGAGGTGGGACCGGAAGAGACGGACAACGCCATCGTGGTGGTCTCGGGGACCCACGGCGTCGAGGGCTACCTCGGCTCGGCGCTCCAGCGCCACCATCTCGAGACCTACGACCGTGACCGCACGGGCGGTCCGGTGCTCGTCTTCGTCCACGCGCTCAATCCCTACGGCTTCTCCTGGGTCCGCCGGGTCAACGAGGACAACGTCGACCTGAACCGAAACTTCATCGACTGGGAACGACCGGCCCCGGCCAACGACGACTATCACGACCTGGCCCCCGCGCTGGTCCCGCCCTCGTGGAGCGAAGCCGATCAGGCGACGTCGTTCGAGACGTTGATGCGACAGCTCGAAGTCCTCGGACTCGAGCGTCTCCAGCAGATCATCTCGGGCGGCCAGTACGACCATCCAACGGGCGTCTTCTACGGCGGCACCGGGCCCACCTGGTCGAACCGATGGATGAGCGAGTTCATCGGGCATCGCCTGTCTGGCATGCGGCGAGTGGCGATCCTCGACCTGCACTCCGGACTCGGGCCCTGGGGCCATGGCGAGCTCATCAGTTCCGCTGCGCCCGGCGACCCGGCGCTCGACCGTCAGCGAGCGTGGTGGGACGACGTCACCTCACTGCACGATGGCACCAGCGTGTCGGCCGAACTCGCCGGCGAATGGCTCGGTGCGGTCACCGACCTCCGCCCCGACACCGAGGTCACTGGCGTCGCCATCGAGTACGGCACGGTCGACCCCATCACCGTGCTGCAGGGTCTGCGGGCCGACGCCGTGCTCCACGCCAGCGGTGCGCCGTCCGCTCCCGAGGCGAAGACCATCCGGGATCAGGTTCGTGCGGCGTTCATCGACGACGACCCGGCCTGGCTCGAGGCGTGCTGGGCGCGCTACCTCCCGGTCGTCACGACTGCCGTCGAACGTCTGACCTGA